The region GGTGGCCCGACGCTGGCGGGTGCCCGCGGTCGGGTTGCTCCACCGCCACGGCGCCGTCGCCCAGACAGGACGCACCCGCGCCGAACGCCGGGAGGGCTTCACCGTCGAGACCCGACGCCGCCTGACCGACCCGGCCCGCATCGTCCTGGTCGACGACGTCGTCACCACCGGCACCACCCTCCGCTGCGGCGCGCTGTCGCTCCGCTCCGCCGGCGCGGTGTGGATCGCCGGCCTGACCGCCGCCCGAACCCCGTGACGGCGGCCCGGGCGTGCGGTGGTGGTGTCAGACCGCGCGGCGCAGAGCGCGGGCGGCCGTGGGTGCGGTGGTGCCGTTGGAGCCGGCGCCGTTGGTGCTGGTGCCGTTGGCGGTTTCGCGGCGGGCGACGCTGCGTTGGGCGGCTGCGGCGTTGCGGCGACGCATCAGCTTGGTCTTGGCCTTCTCGAGCTGTTGCTCGAGCTTCGCCGCGGCGCGATCCACCACGACGAATGTGTCGGGCCCGCTCACCCGGCAGCGGATCTGGTGACCCCGCCCGTCGACGATCACCTCGCAGATCTCCCGCTCGGCGATTCGGGGATTGCGTTCCTCGAAGAAGTGGACATCCGCTCGGTGGAGGCCAGAGGCCTTCCGAGACAGACGGCCGATCTTTTCCTCGACAGCTTCCCGCAAAGCTGAAGAGACCTCGGTGTTCCGTGCGCTGACCGTGATCTCCACCCAGGAAACCTCCTGTGCGAGTGCGTGTCCTGGCGAGGGTAGCCATTCGTTCTTCGCCATGTAAGGGAAACGGGTGTTCCCTGTCACCCGCGGTTTACCGGCCCCGCCCGAGGGGCACCGCACATCCAGGCAGCCACGAACAGGGGGACACATGGGCACCTACATCGTCGTCGCACACCGCACCCTCGTCGGCCGGCACTTGCTGGAGTACGCCC is a window of Acidimicrobiales bacterium DNA encoding:
- the raiA gene encoding ribosome-associated translation inhibitor RaiA, whose amino-acid sequence is MEITVSARNTEVSSALREAVEEKIGRLSRKASGLHRADVHFFEERNPRIAEREICEVIVDGRGHQIRCRVSGPDTFVVVDRAAAKLEQQLEKAKTKLMRRRNAAAAQRSVARRETANGTSTNGAGSNGTTAPTAARALRRAV